Proteins from one Pantoea cypripedii genomic window:
- the ppk2 gene encoding polyphosphate kinase 2, whose product MSAHEIDYNNKYDGRFLQEFCDSYDEALELELEDLDPEARRDPEELAWRRRYFAELLHLQGELVKLQNWVVRTGHRLVVIFEGRDAAGKGGVIKRIMQRLNPRYCRVAALPAPSERERSQWYFQRYVSHLPAAGEIVLFDRSWYNRAGVEKVMGFCSDEQYEEFFHSAPEFERLLVRSGIQIVKYWISITDEEQETRFLSRIHDPLKQWKLSPMDLESRRRWEDYTAAKEIMLERTNIEEARWWIVQGVDKKKARLNCISHLLKQVPYEAEEGTPITLPSRIHHADYARHPVPESMLVPDCY is encoded by the coding sequence ATGTCTGCACATGAAATTGATTACAACAATAAATATGATGGGCGCTTTTTGCAGGAGTTCTGTGACAGTTACGATGAAGCGCTTGAGCTGGAACTGGAGGATCTGGATCCCGAAGCAAGGCGTGACCCTGAAGAGCTGGCCTGGCGCCGTCGTTATTTTGCTGAACTTCTGCATCTGCAGGGGGAATTAGTCAAACTGCAAAACTGGGTGGTACGCACGGGTCACCGTCTGGTGGTGATTTTTGAAGGCCGCGATGCGGCGGGTAAAGGAGGCGTCATCAAACGCATCATGCAGCGACTGAACCCCCGTTATTGCCGGGTGGCTGCGCTGCCTGCGCCCAGCGAGCGTGAACGTTCACAATGGTATTTCCAGCGTTATGTGTCACATCTGCCTGCGGCGGGTGAGATCGTGTTGTTTGATCGCAGCTGGTATAACCGCGCTGGCGTTGAAAAAGTGATGGGTTTTTGCAGTGACGAGCAGTACGAGGAATTTTTCCATAGCGCTCCGGAGTTTGAACGGTTACTGGTTCGCAGCGGCATTCAGATCGTGAAGTACTGGATTTCAATCACCGATGAAGAGCAGGAGACGCGCTTCCTGAGCCGCATTCATGACCCGTTAAAACAGTGGAAGCTGAGCCCAATGGATCTGGAAAGTCGCCGTCGCTGGGAGGATTACACCGCAGCCAAAGAGATCATGCTGGAGCGCACCAATATTGAGGAGGCGCGCTGGTGGATCGTTCAGGGCGTGGATAAGAAAAAAGCCCGACTCAACTGTATTTCGCATCTGTTAAAACAGGTGCCTTATGAGGCTGAAGAAGGCACTCCGATTACCTTACCTTCGCGTATTCATCATGCTGATTACGCCCGGCATCCCGTTCCGGAAAGTATGCTGGTGCCAGACTGTTATTGA
- a CDS encoding LysR family transcriptional regulator has protein sequence MQMNRTDIADLFYFCAIARHQSFSRAAIELGVSASALSHALKGFEARLGVRLLNRTTKSVTLTEAGKTLAQTVQSPIETIDSALEKLNLFRDSPAGRIRLNVAVEASTLLLAPILPDFVELYPDVELDIVATNRIVDMTEEGFDAGIRYGGTIPEDMIAQRLSADIRWVVAGSPDYLDRFGTPLHPNDLATHRCVSNRLGDNRIYRWEFDRGHESLAIKVPPLITVDQAETGLVAVLKGVGLMYYPEPLIAKYVKEGSLRLVLTDWASIGSGFHIYYSSRRQLPTGLRLLIDLIRKIQPLGL, from the coding sequence ATGCAAATGAACCGAACCGATATAGCAGATTTATTCTACTTTTGCGCTATCGCGCGGCATCAAAGCTTCAGCCGTGCCGCCATTGAACTGGGCGTAAGCGCATCCGCTCTCAGCCATGCGCTAAAAGGATTCGAAGCACGTTTAGGTGTTCGTCTCCTGAACAGAACAACAAAGAGCGTCACGCTGACCGAAGCGGGAAAAACATTAGCACAGACGGTTCAGTCGCCGATTGAGACGATCGATTCGGCACTGGAGAAACTCAATTTATTCCGTGACTCGCCTGCTGGCCGTATTCGCCTGAATGTCGCGGTTGAAGCTTCGACATTATTACTGGCCCCGATACTGCCTGATTTTGTCGAACTCTATCCCGACGTTGAACTGGATATTGTGGCAACTAACCGCATCGTGGATATGACGGAGGAAGGATTTGATGCCGGGATCCGTTACGGCGGCACCATCCCTGAAGATATGATTGCCCAGCGCTTATCCGCAGATATCCGCTGGGTTGTGGCTGGTTCTCCTGACTATCTTGATCGCTTTGGTACTCCCCTGCACCCGAATGACCTAGCCACACATCGGTGTGTCAGTAACCGACTGGGTGACAACCGCATCTATCGATGGGAATTCGACCGGGGTCACGAATCACTGGCAATTAAAGTGCCGCCGTTGATCACCGTTGACCAGGCCGAGACAGGGCTTGTCGCAGTGCTGAAAGGGGTGGGTTTGATGTATTACCCTGAGCCGTTAATTGCTAAATACGTCAAAGAAGGAAGCCTGCGTCTGGTACTTACCGATTGGGCCTCAATAGGGTCGGGTTTTCATATCTACTACTCCAGTCGCCGCCAGTTACCCACAGGTCTGAGACTATTAATCGATTTAATACGCAAAATTCAGCCGCTCGGCTTGTGA
- a CDS encoding GNAT family N-acetyltransferase, with protein MLWESERLLYRYTTPADLDDLFRIYGDPETHKFNPRGPHPDIEYSRDALERTLKIYREHGFGDWTISEKSSPDRVIGFGGVFVSQFDGRQTNNLGYRFAPDAWGKGYATELALRALRYGFEEVGLSEIVGVVREHHLASRRVLEKAGLTFLKKVYDFDGLPPSLMFNITRDQWRGES; from the coding sequence ATGCTTTGGGAATCAGAGCGGTTACTGTACCGATACACCACTCCTGCAGATCTCGATGATCTGTTCAGAATATATGGTGACCCGGAGACGCATAAATTTAATCCACGCGGGCCTCATCCTGACATTGAATATTCACGTGATGCGCTTGAACGAACGTTGAAGATATACAGAGAGCACGGTTTCGGTGACTGGACGATATCTGAAAAGTCCAGCCCCGACAGAGTTATCGGTTTTGGCGGTGTTTTTGTCAGCCAGTTCGATGGTCGCCAGACGAACAACCTGGGTTACCGCTTTGCCCCCGACGCATGGGGAAAAGGTTATGCCACAGAGCTTGCCTTAAGAGCGCTCCGCTACGGGTTTGAAGAAGTGGGTTTAAGTGAAATCGTTGGTGTGGTCCGGGAGCACCACCTTGCTTCACGCAGGGTGCTGGAAAAGGCGGGGCTGACCTTTCTCAAAAAGGTTTACGATTTTGACGGATTGCCACCAAGCCTGATGTTCAACATCACCCGTGATCAATGGCGCGGGGAGTCATGA
- a CDS encoding YdgH/BhsA/McbA-like domain containing protein — translation MKTIKAMSIAAVAALSLMSFGSFAQSVTASDLTLDGAEAQIAAQAQQQGAHYKITEASNNNFVHMTAELYK, via the coding sequence ATGAAAACTATCAAAGCAATGTCTATCGCCGCTGTCGCCGCTCTTTCTCTGATGTCATTCGGTAGCTTCGCTCAGAGCGTTACGGCTTCTGACTTAACTCTGGATGGTGCTGAAGCACAGATTGCTGCACAGGCTCAGCAACAAGGCGCACATTATAAAATCACTGAAGCCAGCAACAATAACTTCGTGCATATGACTGCTGAACTTTATAAATAA